The Pseudomonas berkeleyensis genome includes a region encoding these proteins:
- a CDS encoding alpha-1,4-glucan--maltose-1-phosphate maltosyltransferase, whose product MPSPRYADDPVIHAIQQPRLAIESVQPVVEGGRFAAKCLSGKPLTVNAVIFADGHDQLAADLLWRGNGQATWQRVPMQMLGNDRWAASLLIESEGRGEFAIEAWQDIYASFRYELVKKYGAGVPVSLEVQEGAELVRRIRSQAPQETHPELDALVARIEEAQSIEERVAVLVEPALGELMRRAEYRPHLLRSMHYPLDVERQLAQFASWYELFPRSLGSDGRHGTFADVQARIPEIVQLGFDVLYFPPIHPIGSTHRKGPNNSLSAGPDDPGSPYAIGSDEGGHDTVHPQLGSLDDFRELVRVAREHGLEVALDFAVQCSPDHPWLRQHPGWFSWRPDGSIRHAENPPKKYEDIVNVEFYAEAALPDLWLALRDVVLGWVEQGVTLFRVDNPHTKPMPFWEWLIADVRERHPEVIFLSEAFTRPAMMARLGKLGFSQSYTYFTWRNTKAELQAYFTELNQPPWRHCYRPNFFVNTPDINPYYLQRSGRPGFLIRAALATMGSGLWGMYSGFELCEAEPVPGKEEYFDSEKYQLRPRDYQAPGNINGEIARLNQIRRENPALQTHLGFQAYSAWNENIFYFGKRTDDLSNFILIAISLDPERPQEAYFELPLWELGLPDDADLQGEDLMNGHRWTWHGKVQWMRIEPWHLPFGIWRIQTVR is encoded by the coding sequence ATGCCGTCCCCACGCTATGCCGACGACCCAGTCATCCATGCCATCCAGCAGCCGCGTCTGGCCATCGAGTCGGTGCAGCCGGTCGTCGAGGGTGGGCGCTTCGCGGCCAAGTGCCTGAGCGGGAAACCGTTGACCGTCAACGCGGTAATTTTCGCCGATGGCCACGACCAGTTGGCCGCCGACCTGCTATGGCGTGGCAACGGCCAGGCCACCTGGCAGCGCGTGCCCATGCAGATGCTTGGCAATGATCGCTGGGCGGCCTCGCTGTTGATCGAGAGCGAAGGCCGCGGTGAGTTCGCCATCGAGGCCTGGCAGGACATCTACGCGAGCTTTCGCTATGAGCTGGTGAAGAAATACGGCGCTGGTGTGCCGGTCAGCCTGGAGGTGCAGGAAGGCGCCGAACTGGTACGGCGTATCCGCAGCCAGGCGCCTCAGGAAACCCACCCAGAGCTGGACGCGTTGGTGGCGAGGATAGAAGAGGCACAGTCGATCGAAGAACGCGTCGCGGTGCTCGTCGAACCGGCGCTGGGCGAGCTGATGCGCCGCGCCGAATACCGTCCGCACCTGCTGCGCAGCATGCACTACCCGCTGGATGTGGAGCGGCAGCTGGCGCAGTTCGCCAGTTGGTACGAGCTGTTCCCGCGCTCGCTCGGTAGCGACGGTCGCCACGGCACCTTCGCCGATGTGCAGGCGCGCATCCCGGAAATCGTCCAGCTCGGTTTCGACGTGCTGTATTTCCCGCCGATTCACCCGATTGGCAGCACCCATCGCAAGGGGCCGAACAACAGCCTCAGCGCCGGCCCGGATGATCCCGGCAGCCCATACGCCATAGGCAGCGATGAGGGCGGCCACGATACGGTGCACCCGCAACTGGGCAGCCTCGATGATTTTCGCGAGCTGGTGCGCGTCGCCCGTGAACACGGACTGGAAGTGGCGCTGGATTTCGCCGTGCAGTGCTCGCCGGATCATCCCTGGCTCAGGCAACACCCCGGCTGGTTCAGCTGGCGACCGGACGGCAGCATTCGCCATGCCGAGAATCCGCCGAAAAAGTACGAGGACATCGTCAACGTCGAGTTCTATGCCGAAGCGGCGCTTCCCGATCTGTGGCTGGCATTGCGTGATGTGGTGCTGGGTTGGGTGGAGCAGGGCGTGACGCTGTTTCGCGTGGACAACCCGCACACCAAACCAATGCCGTTCTGGGAATGGCTGATCGCCGATGTGCGCGAGCGCCACCCCGAGGTAATCTTCCTCTCCGAGGCCTTTACCCGCCCAGCGATGATGGCGCGCCTGGGCAAGCTCGGTTTCAGCCAGAGCTACACCTACTTCACCTGGCGCAACACCAAAGCCGAGCTGCAGGCGTATTTCACCGAGCTGAACCAGCCGCCGTGGCGCCATTGCTACCGGCCGAATTTCTTCGTCAACACGCCGGACATCAACCCCTACTACCTGCAGCGCAGTGGGCGCCCTGGGTTTCTCATCCGCGCCGCGCTGGCGACCATGGGCTCCGGCCTGTGGGGCATGTATTCGGGTTTTGAACTGTGCGAAGCAGAGCCGGTGCCGGGCAAGGAAGAGTACTTCGACTCGGAGAAGTACCAGCTGCGCCCACGCGACTATCAGGCGCCCGGCAACATCAATGGGGAGATCGCCCGACTCAACCAGATCCGCCGTGAGAACCCGGCGCTGCAGACGCATCTGGGCTTCCAGGCCTACAGCGCCTGGAACGAGAACATCTTCTACTTCGGCAAGCGCACCGATGACCTGAGCAACTTCATCCTGATCGCCATCAGCCTCGATCCCGAGCGCCCCCAGGAGGCCTATTTCGAGCTGCCGCTCTGGGAGCTGGGCCTGCCTGACGACGCTGACCTGCAAGGCGAAGACCTGATGAACGGCCATCGATGGACATGGCACGGCAAGGTGCAGTGGATGCGCATCGAGCCCTGGCACCTGCCGTTCGGCATCTGGCGTATCCAGACCGTTCGCTGA
- a CDS encoding MgtC/SapB family protein, translated as MEVYERILTTLAQEFSDLHQVEHLTRATLRLVLAMFLGGLLGYERAVMGKAAGMRTHMLVCLGAAIFVMALEQNGAESDAMSRVIQGVAAGIGFLCAGTILKGRSISDVKGLTTAAGLWASAAIGVAVGLGREATAVLATVIVLVVLHLMPMVVDPSANIQSDDEPDSEPRDKH; from the coding sequence ATGGAAGTGTACGAACGAATCCTCACGACCCTGGCACAGGAGTTTTCCGATCTGCACCAGGTCGAACACCTGACCCGCGCCACGCTGCGCCTGGTGCTGGCCATGTTCCTCGGCGGCTTGCTTGGCTACGAGCGCGCTGTGATGGGCAAGGCCGCCGGCATGCGCACGCACATGCTGGTGTGTCTGGGGGCGGCGATCTTCGTCATGGCGCTTGAGCAGAATGGCGCTGAATCAGACGCCATGAGCCGGGTGATCCAGGGTGTCGCCGCTGGTATCGGTTTTCTTTGCGCCGGCACCATTCTCAAGGGGCGGAGCATTTCCGACGTGAAGGGACTGACCACTGCCGCCGGTCTTTGGGCTTCGGCGGCCATCGGCGTGGCGGTTGGCCTCGGCCGTGAGGCCACGGCGGTGCTGGCCACGGTGATCGTGCTGGTGGTGCTGCATCTGATGCCGATGGTGGTCGACCCCAGCGCCAACATCCAGTCGGACGACGAGCCGGACTCCGAGCCGCGCGACAAGCACTAG
- a CDS encoding Rho termination factor N-terminal domain-containing protein — MPRGSKDKYTAKQKRKAEHIEDSYKERGVPEDEAEARAWATVNKQSGGGEKAGGSGRTTPPAVKQAARESSARRASKTRQGIPRPGQKLEAMSRDELMELARKRDLSGRSRMRKQELLEALRGKS; from the coding sequence ATGCCCCGTGGTAGCAAGGACAAATACACCGCCAAGCAGAAGCGCAAAGCCGAGCACATCGAGGACAGCTACAAGGAACGCGGCGTACCCGAGGACGAAGCCGAAGCTCGGGCCTGGGCGACGGTGAACAAACAGTCCGGTGGTGGTGAGAAAGCCGGTGGTTCGGGGCGCACCACACCGCCCGCCGTCAAACAGGCAGCCCGCGAATCTTCCGCCCGCCGCGCCTCGAAGACCCGCCAGGGCATTCCCCGGCCGGGACAGAAGCTGGAGGCCATGAGCCGCGACGAATTGATGGAGCTGGCGCGCAAGCGTGACCTGTCAGGGCGTTCACGGATGCGCAAGCAGGAGCTGCTGGAGGCCCTGCGCGGCAAGTCCTGA
- a CDS encoding metallothionein — MSEERTCACPYCDCLVESQTWVQDAVGDGLAYCCEACQQGHPNGMIECQHAGCDCGERLALERTQES; from the coding sequence ATGAGCGAGGAACGTACCTGCGCCTGCCCATACTGCGATTGCCTGGTCGAATCCCAGACCTGGGTGCAGGATGCCGTGGGCGACGGCCTGGCCTATTGCTGCGAGGCCTGCCAGCAGGGTCACCCCAACGGCATGATCGAATGCCAGCATGCTGGCTGCGATTGTGGTGAGCGCTTGGCGCTTGAGCGTACTCAGGAGTCATAG
- a CDS encoding YgaP family membrane protein produces MSLTHNVHRLERAISLATGVSAVVAGVCQGGTSGVLKALGGAALLQRGLTGHCVVKGLISDPKAEIECLRERVAELRAALPRLQKEVAAMKGRQENRLDHAVEETFPASDPISP; encoded by the coding sequence ATGTCACTGACTCATAACGTCCATCGCCTGGAACGCGCCATCTCGCTCGCCACAGGGGTCAGCGCCGTCGTCGCCGGCGTCTGCCAGGGCGGCACTTCAGGTGTGCTCAAGGCTCTCGGCGGCGCCGCGCTACTGCAACGCGGCCTGACGGGACACTGCGTGGTGAAGGGCTTGATCAGCGACCCCAAGGCCGAAATCGAATGCCTGCGTGAACGCGTGGCCGAACTGCGCGCGGCGCTGCCGCGCCTGCAAAAGGAAGTGGCGGCGATGAAAGGGCGGCAGGAAAACCGCCTGGATCACGCCGTGGAAGAAACCTTTCCGGCCAGCGATCCGATCTCGCCGTGA
- a CDS encoding zinc-dependent alcohol dehydrogenase, producing the protein MQALTYHGSHDVRVEQVPDPIIEQPDDIILRVTATAICGSDLHLYRGKIPQVKDGDIFGHEFMGVVEEVGSEVTAVSKGDRVIVPFVIACGGCFFCQMDLHAACETTNPGRGAILNKKQIPSGAALFGYSHLYGGVPGGQAELVRVPKANAGPFKVPDVLDDEQVLFLTDILPTGYQAVVNAGVKQGSSVAIFGAGPVGLMSAACARMLGAEQIFMVDQHDYRLKYAQQTYGVIPINFDVIDDPASSIIEQTSGCRGVDTVIDAVGFEAKGSITETVLTKLKLEASSGAALRQCIAAVRRGGTVSVPGVYAGFIHGFLFGDAFDKGLTFKMGQTHVHPLLPTLLEHIQKGELSPEIIISHRMRLADAAEGYRLFDSAREQCRKVILRP; encoded by the coding sequence ATGCAAGCATTGACCTATCACGGCAGCCACGACGTTCGAGTGGAGCAGGTGCCGGATCCGATCATCGAGCAACCCGACGACATCATCCTGAGGGTCACTGCCACGGCTATCTGCGGTTCGGATCTGCACTTGTATCGCGGCAAGATTCCGCAGGTGAAGGATGGCGACATCTTTGGCCATGAGTTCATGGGCGTGGTCGAGGAAGTTGGTTCCGAGGTGACTGCCGTCAGCAAGGGCGATCGGGTGATCGTGCCTTTCGTCATCGCCTGTGGCGGCTGCTTTTTCTGCCAGATGGATCTGCACGCGGCCTGCGAAACCACCAATCCGGGGCGTGGCGCGATTCTCAACAAGAAACAGATACCGTCCGGGGCTGCCTTGTTCGGCTACAGCCACCTCTATGGCGGGGTGCCGGGTGGTCAGGCCGAGCTGGTTCGTGTGCCCAAAGCCAATGCCGGGCCATTCAAGGTGCCGGATGTGCTGGACGACGAGCAGGTGCTGTTTCTGACCGACATCCTCCCCACGGGCTATCAGGCCGTGGTCAATGCCGGGGTCAAGCAGGGCAGCAGTGTGGCGATCTTCGGCGCTGGCCCGGTAGGGCTGATGAGCGCGGCCTGCGCACGGATGCTTGGCGCCGAGCAGATATTCATGGTCGATCAACACGACTACCGCCTTAAATACGCCCAGCAGACCTACGGCGTCATACCGATCAATTTCGATGTGATTGACGACCCGGCCAGCTCCATCATCGAACAGACATCCGGTTGCCGGGGTGTGGATACGGTGATCGATGCGGTGGGCTTCGAGGCCAAGGGCAGCATCACCGAAACGGTGTTGACCAAACTCAAGCTGGAAGCCAGCAGTGGGGCAGCCTTGCGCCAATGCATCGCGGCGGTACGCCGAGGCGGAACAGTGAGCGTGCCGGGCGTTTACGCCGGGTTCATCCACGGCTTTCTGTTTGGTGATGCCTTCGACAAGGGGCTGACCTTCAAGATGGGCCAGACCCATGTCCACCCGCTATTGCCCACATTGCTCGAGCATATCCAGAAGGGCGAGCTAAGCCCGGAAATCATCATCAGCCATCGCATGCGCCTGGCCGATGCCGCAGAGGGCTACCGCCTGTTCGACTCGGCTCGAGAGCAATGTCGCAAGGTAATCCTGCGTCCTTGA
- a CDS encoding carboxylate-amine ligase encodes MAESTFGIEEEYFLTDLHSRRVAQHGVEAFAEASRSELGERVTREMFAAQFEVVTPVLRELDEARECLGDARRTLARLAAVHDCGILAAGTHPLEQWRRVQATDMARYRAIFDDYRIVASRSVLAGLHVHVGVPEEVDRICLMNRLTPWLPLLLGLSASSPFWDGRPSGLMSYRQAVCDEWPRMGIPDHFHDAAEYQRYLKVMTDTDCIASAINLWWNIRPSLRYPTLELRIADACPRLEDALCIAGLFRAMVDHALNAPHHAWFDDPMTRILTVENRWRAKRRGMRGLFVEPRSQRPLPFTAWLEAVLQCIAEHVPHKDRAILVHARKLARLGGSAEMQLRIYRRARSAGAEHRNALHEVVDTLLAQTALQQVRQLA; translated from the coding sequence ATGGCGGAAAGTACTTTTGGCATCGAGGAAGAGTATTTCCTCACCGATCTGCATAGCCGGCGAGTGGCGCAACACGGGGTTGAGGCGTTTGCCGAAGCCAGTCGCAGCGAACTGGGTGAGCGGGTCACGCGAGAGATGTTCGCGGCCCAGTTCGAAGTGGTGACTCCCGTACTGCGTGAGCTCGACGAGGCGCGCGAATGCCTGGGCGATGCGCGTCGTACCCTGGCCCGGTTGGCTGCTGTGCACGACTGCGGCATCCTCGCGGCCGGCACCCATCCGCTGGAACAGTGGCGCCGCGTACAAGCCACGGACATGGCACGTTATCGGGCGATCTTCGACGACTACCGCATCGTCGCCAGCCGTAGCGTACTGGCCGGTTTGCATGTGCATGTCGGGGTGCCCGAAGAGGTTGACCGTATCTGCCTGATGAACCGGCTGACGCCATGGCTGCCACTGTTGCTGGGGCTGAGCGCGTCATCGCCGTTCTGGGATGGTCGTCCCTCGGGGCTGATGAGCTATCGCCAGGCCGTCTGCGATGAGTGGCCGCGTATGGGTATCCCCGACCATTTTCACGACGCTGCCGAGTACCAGCGCTATCTGAAAGTGATGACCGACACCGACTGCATCGCCTCGGCCATCAACCTGTGGTGGAACATTCGCCCCTCACTACGCTACCCGACGCTGGAGCTGCGCATCGCCGATGCCTGTCCGCGCTTGGAGGATGCGCTGTGCATTGCCGGGCTGTTTCGCGCCATGGTCGATCATGCGCTGAACGCGCCGCACCATGCCTGGTTCGACGATCCAATGACGCGCATCCTCACCGTGGAAAACCGTTGGCGAGCCAAGCGCCGCGGCATGCGCGGCCTGTTCGTCGAGCCCCGCAGCCAGCGCCCGCTGCCGTTCACGGCTTGGCTGGAGGCGGTGCTGCAGTGCATTGCCGAGCATGTCCCCCACAAGGATCGGGCAATCCTGGTGCATGCCCGGAAACTCGCGCGCCTGGGCGGCAGCGCCGAGATGCAGCTGCGCATCTACCGGCGTGCCCGTAGCGCCGGTGCGGAGCATCGCAATGCTCTGCATGAAGTGGTCGATACGCTGCTGGCGCAAACGGCCTTGCAGCAGGTTCGGCAATTAGCCTGA
- a CDS encoding iron-containing redox enzyme family protein yields MSIASFVDTPATQPISLAVSGGPWQRIYRQLLEEPVPGHALARSFIEECLHEAQHLPCDLPPTVQALPAWSVQHSQAVSAEYATYLAGRKSGEGRRYFTGHAHALHFLRSVAPTKLVDGAWLYGTLPHWRDNRLYPLVRTYLEELGDGVAAQNHVCLYRRLLATQGCDDLGELDDALYRQGAIQLALGLLTEDYLPEVIGYNLGYEQLPLHLLITAFELNELGIDPYYFQLHVTIDNSASGHAAKAVQSVLENLPRVGDTEAFYRRVMRGYCLNELGVGSTAVIESFDLERELLQALERKRSVASQMHSDYCRIEGRTVNQWLADDNGMAGFLDALQRHGWIRRDRDPANSRFWRLVQGEGASMFGVFSPYERHLLHDWIAGDWRQDSPQNPFRRRHPTAIAQLPSTAHQRGELDRERRDLLVQLNRLDASQREVRLIELQAPAHHASTAGLAATRTFAALAQQAR; encoded by the coding sequence ATGTCGATCGCAAGCTTCGTCGACACCCCTGCTACCCAGCCTATTTCCCTTGCCGTCAGTGGCGGCCCATGGCAGCGCATCTATCGTCAGTTGCTGGAGGAGCCCGTGCCCGGCCACGCCCTGGCACGCAGCTTCATTGAGGAATGTCTGCACGAAGCGCAGCACTTACCCTGCGACCTGCCGCCCACGGTGCAGGCGTTGCCGGCCTGGTCTGTTCAGCACAGCCAGGCGGTGAGCGCCGAATATGCGACCTACCTGGCCGGGCGTAAGTCAGGCGAAGGGCGTCGCTACTTCACGGGCCATGCCCACGCCCTGCATTTCCTGCGTAGCGTCGCACCGACCAAGCTGGTCGATGGCGCCTGGCTCTACGGCACGCTGCCGCACTGGCGTGACAACCGCTTGTACCCGTTGGTACGCACCTATCTGGAAGAGCTGGGCGATGGCGTCGCCGCACAGAACCACGTCTGCCTGTACCGCCGGCTGCTGGCGACGCAAGGCTGCGACGACCTGGGCGAGCTGGATGACGCACTCTACCGCCAGGGTGCGATCCAGCTGGCGCTGGGATTGCTGACCGAGGATTACCTGCCCGAGGTCATCGGTTACAACCTTGGCTACGAACAGTTGCCACTGCACCTGTTGATCACGGCCTTCGAACTCAACGAGCTGGGCATCGACCCCTATTACTTCCAACTGCACGTCACCATCGACAACAGCGCCAGCGGCCATGCCGCCAAGGCGGTGCAGAGCGTGCTGGAAAACCTGCCTCGGGTAGGCGATACCGAGGCGTTCTATCGACGGGTGATGCGCGGCTATTGCCTCAACGAGCTGGGCGTAGGCTCCACCGCGGTGATCGAAAGCTTCGATCTCGAACGTGAGCTGTTGCAGGCGCTGGAACGCAAACGCAGCGTGGCCAGCCAGATGCACTCCGACTACTGCCGGATAGAGGGCCGCACGGTGAACCAGTGGCTGGCCGATGACAACGGCATGGCCGGTTTCCTCGATGCGCTGCAACGCCATGGCTGGATCCGCCGTGACCGCGATCCGGCCAACAGCCGTTTCTGGCGGCTGGTCCAAGGTGAAGGCGCGTCGATGTTCGGCGTCTTCAGCCCTTACGAGCGTCATTTGCTGCATGACTGGATCGCCGGTGACTGGCGCCAGGACAGCCCACAGAACCCCTTCCGCCGTCGGCATCCAACGGCTATCGCGCAGCTGCCGAGTACAGCGCATCAGCGCGGAGAACTGGATCGCGAGCGGCGCGATCTGCTGGTGCAGCTCAATCGCCTGGACGCCAGCCAGCGCGAGGTACGCCTGATCGAGCTACAGGCGCCCGCTCACCATGCCAGCACGGCTGGGCTGGCTGCGACCCGAACCTTCGCTGCGCTGGCACAGCAGGCGCGCTGA
- a CDS encoding class I SAM-dependent methyltransferase: MHEPDFESAESLALLRLGTLLRARGYQFITPTPLTHQRVLQRTENRWARDLRDVFGWSRPFQNGLLDDDIMTVMREAQVLQARDDGWLSAVRWSTLGDGLYVHSRYPTEESDSVFFGPDTYRFTRLLRDYLQHSHQPLRRIADIGCGAGPGAITAARLQPGAQVMALDINPRALALTAVNARLAGIYNLRVQSSDLLHDVEGQFDLIIANPPYMLDAQQRTYRHGGGKHGAGLSLAIFDTAMERLAPGGTLLLYTGVAIFDGEDPFLNAIRLSLRDTGWDWSYEEIDPDVFGEELEKADYAQAERIACVALRLTYQPHLRQR, translated from the coding sequence ATGCATGAACCCGACTTCGAATCGGCCGAGAGCCTTGCACTGCTGCGTCTGGGCACGCTGTTGCGTGCCCGCGGCTACCAATTCATTACCCCTACTCCGCTCACCCATCAGCGCGTCCTCCAGCGCACAGAGAATCGCTGGGCACGCGATCTACGGGATGTGTTCGGCTGGAGTCGGCCGTTTCAGAATGGTTTGCTCGACGACGACATCATGACGGTGATGCGCGAGGCCCAGGTGCTACAGGCCCGCGACGATGGCTGGCTCAGTGCTGTGCGATGGTCGACCCTCGGCGATGGTCTCTACGTGCACTCACGCTATCCCACCGAGGAAAGCGATTCGGTGTTCTTCGGCCCCGACACCTACCGTTTCACTCGCCTGCTACGCGACTACCTGCAGCACAGCCACCAGCCGCTAAGGCGCATTGCCGATATTGGCTGTGGCGCCGGGCCCGGCGCGATCACCGCCGCGCGGCTGCAACCTGGTGCCCAGGTGATGGCGCTGGACATCAATCCGCGCGCCTTGGCCCTGACAGCGGTGAATGCACGACTCGCCGGCATCTACAACCTGCGCGTGCAAAGCAGTGATCTGCTGCACGACGTGGAGGGTCAGTTCGATCTGATCATCGCCAACCCGCCCTATATGCTCGATGCGCAGCAACGCACCTATCGCCACGGCGGTGGCAAGCATGGCGCCGGGCTATCGCTGGCGATCTTCGATACGGCGATGGAACGACTGGCGCCGGGTGGCACCTTGCTGCTGTATACCGGCGTGGCCATTTTCGACGGCGAAGACCCGTTCCTCAACGCCATTCGCCTGTCACTGCGCGATACCGGCTGGGACTGGAGCTACGAGGAAATCGATCCGGACGTATTCGGCGAGGAACTGGAAAAAGCCGATTATGCGCAGGCCGAGCGCATCGCCTGCGTGGCCCTGCGCCTGACCTATCAGCCCCACCTGCGGCAGCGCTGA
- a CDS encoding hemerythrin domain-containing protein yields MNAIDLLKKDHETVKELLGKLEETTERAVQTRKKLLLKIEQELKIHTELEEKIFYPAFRRAGDKDDAVLTVEAKEEHRAVEALVLPDIKETSPSTLEFAGRVKVLKELLEHHIEEEERDMFPQARKLLSKSQLDDLGEAMEVLRKSLKDSSPAKAA; encoded by the coding sequence ATGAACGCCATCGATCTGCTGAAAAAAGACCACGAAACCGTCAAAGAGCTGCTGGGCAAACTCGAGGAAACCACCGAGCGCGCCGTGCAGACACGCAAGAAGCTGCTGCTCAAGATCGAACAGGAGCTGAAGATCCATACCGAGCTTGAAGAGAAGATTTTCTATCCGGCCTTCAGACGCGCTGGCGACAAGGACGATGCAGTGCTCACCGTCGAGGCCAAGGAAGAGCACCGTGCAGTGGAGGCCCTGGTGCTACCGGACATCAAGGAAACCTCGCCCTCGACGCTGGAGTTCGCCGGTCGGGTCAAGGTGCTCAAGGAATTGCTCGAACACCATATCGAGGAAGAAGAGCGAGACATGTTTCCCCAGGCCAGAAAGCTGCTGAGCAAGAGTCAGCTGGATGATCTGGGCGAAGCGATGGAAGTGCTGCGCAAGTCGCTCAAGGACAGTTCGCCGGCCAAGGCGGCCTGA
- a CDS encoding con-10 family general stress protein — protein MATNKNPGNFANDRQKASEAGRKGGHNSGGNFANDRQRAAEAGRKGGQSSRRDRES, from the coding sequence ATGGCGACCAACAAGAATCCGGGTAACTTCGCAAACGATCGTCAGAAAGCTTCGGAGGCCGGGCGTAAAGGCGGTCATAACAGCGGCGGCAACTTTGCCAATGACCGCCAGCGGGCGGCTGAAGCCGGGCGCAAGGGCGGCCAGAGCAGCCGCCGCGATCGCGAGTCGTGA
- a CDS encoding SDR family oxidoreductase, with protein sequence MNDKTLPAQHQERQPGIEHAMHPEPVYLADDYRAAGKLAGKVAIITGGDSGIGRAVAVHYALEGARVALVYLNEDEDAQKTLDEVSRHGGEAIALAGDVGDGSFCQCVVDAVIAKWGRIDILINNAGEQHPEHNLEALDEAQWEKTFRTNIFAMFHLTKVALEHLQPGASIINTSSVTAYKGNPMLLDYSSTKGAITSFTRSLSINLAPRGIRVNGVAPGPIWTPLIPSTFSAEKVAEFGADTPLGRPGQPAEVAPAFVYLASNDASYVTGQMLHVNGGSVVNG encoded by the coding sequence ATGAACGACAAGACATTGCCCGCTCAGCACCAGGAGCGGCAACCTGGTATCGAACACGCCATGCATCCCGAGCCGGTTTATCTCGCCGATGATTACCGTGCTGCCGGCAAGTTGGCCGGCAAGGTGGCGATCATCACTGGCGGCGACAGCGGCATTGGCCGCGCCGTGGCGGTGCATTACGCCCTGGAGGGCGCCAGGGTCGCGCTGGTCTATCTGAACGAAGACGAAGATGCGCAGAAGACCCTGGATGAGGTGAGCCGCCATGGCGGTGAGGCCATCGCCCTGGCCGGTGACGTGGGCGACGGCAGCTTCTGTCAGTGCGTGGTCGATGCAGTGATCGCCAAGTGGGGCCGGATCGATATCCTCATCAACAACGCCGGCGAGCAACACCCCGAGCACAACCTCGAAGCGCTTGACGAGGCTCAGTGGGAAAAGACCTTCCGCACCAACATCTTCGCCATGTTCCACCTGACCAAGGTCGCGCTGGAGCATCTGCAGCCTGGGGCGAGCATCATCAACACCAGTTCGGTGACGGCCTACAAGGGCAATCCGATGTTGCTCGACTACTCCTCGACCAAGGGCGCGATCACCTCGTTCACCCGTTCACTCTCGATCAACCTGGCGCCTCGCGGCATTCGGGTCAACGGCGTAGCGCCGGGGCCGATCTGGACGCCGCTGATCCCATCCACCTTCAGCGCTGAAAAGGTTGCCGAATTCGGTGCCGACACACCGCTTGGTCGGCCCGGCCAACCCGCCGAAGTGGCGCCAGCGTTCGTCTACCTGGCCAGCAACGATGCCTCTTACGTGACCGGGCAAATGCTCCACGTCAACGGCGGTAGCGTGGTCAATGGCTGA
- the galU gene encoding UTP--glucose-1-phosphate uridylyltransferase GalU — MIKKCLFPAAGYGTRFLPATKSMPKEMLPVVDTPLIQYGVEEALEAGLNEIAIVTGRGKRSLEDHFDISYELEHEISNTGKEKSLSGVRHLIDQCTFSYTRQIAMKGLGHAILTGRSLIGDEAFAVVLADDLCLNLDGDGVLTQMVKLYEQFRCSIVAIQEVPMEEVSRYGVIAGEALRDDIFRIDRMVEKPNPEDAPSNLAIIGRYILTPDIFTLIEQTEPGKSGEIQITDALMKQAQQGCVLAYKFKGQRFDCGSAEGYVQATNFCFENRHKTHPVTASPRLQAV; from the coding sequence ATGATCAAGAAATGCCTGTTCCCCGCCGCCGGTTACGGCACCCGTTTTCTTCCCGCTACCAAGTCGATGCCCAAGGAAATGCTGCCGGTCGTCGACACCCCGTTGATCCAGTACGGCGTCGAAGAAGCACTCGAGGCAGGGTTGAACGAAATCGCCATCGTCACTGGACGGGGCAAACGCTCGCTAGAGGATCACTTCGATATCAGCTACGAGCTGGAGCACGAGATTTCCAATACCGGGAAGGAAAAATCCCTTAGTGGTGTTCGCCACCTGATCGACCAATGCACCTTTTCCTACACCCGCCAGATCGCAATGAAGGGGCTTGGCCACGCCATCCTCACCGGGCGCTCGCTGATCGGCGACGAGGCTTTCGCCGTGGTGCTGGCCGATGACCTGTGCCTGAACCTCGATGGCGACGGTGTGCTGACCCAGATGGTCAAGCTCTACGAACAGTTCCGCTGCTCCATCGTCGCCATTCAGGAAGTGCCAATGGAAGAGGTCTCGCGTTATGGCGTGATCGCTGGCGAGGCGCTGCGCGATGACATCTTCCGCATCGACCGCATGGTGGAGAAGCCCAACCCAGAAGATGCGCCGTCCAACCTGGCGATCATCGGTCGCTACATCCTCACGCCCGACATCTTCACCCTGATCGAGCAGACCGAGCCAGGCAAGAGCGGCGAGATCCAGATCACCGATGCCCTGATGAAACAGGCCCAGCAGGGCTGTGTGCTGGCCTACAAATTCAAGGGCCAGCGCTTCGATTGTGGCTCGGCCGAAGGCTACGTGCAGGCCACCAATTTCTGTTTCGAGAACCGCCACAAGACCCACCCGGTGACGGCCAGCCCGCGTTTGCAGGCCGTCTGA